In Perca flavescens isolate YP-PL-M2 chromosome 7, PFLA_1.0, whole genome shotgun sequence, the following proteins share a genomic window:
- the LOC114559122 gene encoding C-C chemokine receptor type 6: MGNSEEEMFYQLDYDYNDTDSDYLIEAPCSYQNTHSVELVVIPYVHIIICILGFVGNSLVIVTYAFYKSTKSMTDVYLLNLAIADLLFVVSLPLIVYNELSAWPMGPVACKLLCGSYSVNLYSGMLLLACISADRYIAIVCARRSSRLRSLVYSRLICAVVWASALLLSVPTFYFYSWYQPSNSIAFIEDEERNQTSGPPQYICEFRFTDKTTALNIKMAVPSTQLAVGFFLPLLVMVCCYTAVIVTLRKARSFQRHKAMRVVLAVVAVFIVCHLPYNVALLYDTANMFELQSCQESDILQAAKTVTKTVAYLHCCLNPVLYAFVGVKFRNHFRRIFQDLWCLGKSYSAPPLGERIQQKNCSSFTM; this comes from the coding sequence ATGGGCAACTCAGAGGAGGAAATGTTCTACCAATTAGATTATGACTACAACGATACTGATTCTGACTACCTGATTGAAGCACCTTGTTCATACCAGAACACACACAGCGTTGAGCTGGTGGTCATTCCGTACGTCCACATCATCATCTGCATCCTGGGCTTCGTAGGGAACAGCCTGGTGATCGTCACTTATGCCTTCTACAAGAGTACCAAGTCCATGACGGACGTCTACCTGCTGAACTTGGCCATCGCAGACCTGCTGTTCGTGGTGTCGCTGCCTCTTATCGTCTACAACGAGCTGTCGGCGTGGCCGATGGGGCCAGTGGCCTGCAAGCTGCTGTGCGGCTCCTACAGCGTGAACCTGTACAGCGGCATGCTGCTGCTCGCCTGCATCAGCGCCGACCGCTACATCGCCATCGTCTGTGCCCGCCGCAGCTCCAGACTGCGCTCGCTGGTGTACAGCCGCCTCATCTGCGCCGTCGTCTGGGCCTCCGCCTTACTGCTGTCCGTCCCAACCTTCTACTTCTACAGCTGGTACCAGCCGTCCAACAGCATCGCCTTCATAGAAGATGAGGAGAGAAACCAGACGTCCGGGCCTCCACAGTACATCTGCGAGTTCAGGTTCACGGACAAAACCACAGCGTTGAATATCAAGATGGCGGTCCCCAGCACCCAGCTGGCCGTGGGCTTCTTCCTGCCGCTGCTTGTCATGGTCTGCTGCTACACCGCCGTCATCGTCACCTTGCGTAAAGCCAGAAGCTTCCAGCGGCACAAGGCGATGCGAGTGGTGCTGGCCGTGGTGGCGGTTTTCATCGTCTGCCACCTGCCCTACAACGTCGCGCTGCTCTACGACACCGCCAACATGTTCGAGCTGCAGTCGTGCCAAGAGTCGGACATCCTGCAGGCGGCCAAGACGGTGACGAAGACTGTCGCCTACTTGCACTGCTGCCTGAACCCGGTGTTGTACGCCTTTGTCGGGGTGAAGTTCAGGAACCACTTCAGGAGGATCTTCCAGGACTTGTGGTGTCTGGGGAAGAGCTACAGCGCCCCGCCGCTCGGTGAACGGATCCAGCAAAAAAACTGCTCGTCTTTCACCATGTGA